A window of Saccharomyces paradoxus chromosome XIII, complete sequence genomic DNA:
GGCGGTGTTTAGAGGACAGTCCGTTTCGTATTTCTTAAGAACTTGTAGAGTTGACACGTCAACCAAGAATGAGTTGGTATCTCTGGATGATGTGATAAAGTATGTTAAATCAGGAGAAAATTGCATGTCACTGATGGACTTTTCGTGCAAATCGATGGAATCCACGTATTCGTAGTTGTTAGACACATCGTATTTACTGATCTTACCGTCTTTATGACCTGCAATGATGTATTTGCCCTTAGTTGACCATCCGGCCACGGTGGCAGCGTCTAAACCTTCATGAGTGATAATCTTATGAATTGGTTCTTCGGAGACCTTCGTTAACTCATGAGTGGCGGAATCCCTTTCAATTTCGTATATGTTAATAGAACCTGGATTTTTCATGACGTTGTCTAAGATAGCTAGAAAGTAGTTACCGCATGGAGAAAATTCGACTCTCTTAACGGGAACGGGCGACTTCCATGTGGCAATACATTGCCCGTTTGATACATCCCATAATTTTATACTATAATCAGCACTCCCTGTAACACAGTACTTGGTAAAACAGTCTACATCGATAGACCAAATGGTACCAGTATGGCCATCCAAGGTACCTAATCTCTCACCGTTCAACGAATACCAAACACTGGCTGAGCTATCTTTCGAACATGAAAACAGTAAATCACCTTCTTTGTTGTACTTCACCTGAGTTAATGGACGTTCATGACCTGTTAATTTGATAGCCTTCATATTCTGTTGCTTTTGCTATTTCTTTCTGTCTTCTCTTCTGGTAGTTATCCAACGACCTTGCGTGTATTCCTTGCCTCATATTCATCAGTAACTCTTCtgcaaaattttctgtTCGTTTCGACTattcgaaatttttcagcggccggaaaaaaatccaaaaaaaaaaaaatgcgaaACTGAAGGTAACTTGCAGGGTAATAAACATCTGTTATGTACAACGGCTATATAGAACCTTACTATATTCACACAGTGACATGTTCTCGAACCTATCAACAAATTGGCGTTAATGAGCTAAATCCCATAACCTTAGCTGTGATAAAGgacttttcttttatggGAAAGTTCGGAGGATAAGGCGAACCCAAAGGGCCTGCAAAACAAGGCTTCTCATACATGTCAATCACACCCGTATTGTAGGTTTTTTATTAGCTCAAGCGGGTTTTTCAACTCTTCCGCTGCTTTCTGTTTGTTAATAAATATGTTGGAGATATCTCCTGTATGGGTaatatgtaaaaaaaagaaaaataaaagaagcATGATCGGGCTACAatggataaaaaaaaaagaaaattgacTACTCACACAAATTTGGTATACAACTGTACTTCCAAGACAAGTTAAACAGATAACGAATACCTGAAACATCCAGTATTCTCATGGCAGCTAGAAATCgcagaaaaaataacaagaaaaagtcTCTTTTGGGAACGAGCGCTgctcaagaaaagaacgCGACGTATGTGCTCGTTGCAGAGGAATTGCAAGAAAATACAATTGATGTAAACATGGGTACTGTAGCACCGCCGACGGGACACCACGAGAACTCCATGCCAGCGAAAGAATTCAAGCACCAGCAGAAATTAGAGCCAATAGACGAACATGAAGATGGCGAAGACGaattattgatgaaattcaaGTCCATGACAAAATGCTCGGGTCCCGTTACTGAGGCTGACGTTCAAAAGCTGCTCCTAAGCTATGCTTTCACAAGCGCTTCAATCCAGGAGGACgaaaacgaagaagacgaagGAGAATGGCTTCGCCATCCTATTAAATCGTCGTCGCCATCcgcttcttctttgtccGCCTATTTCCAATCCTTCGTC
This region includes:
- the LDO45 gene encoding Ldo45p (similar to YMR147W), translating into MAARNRRKNNKKKSLLGTSAAQEKNATYVLVAEELQENTIDVNMGTVAPPTGHHENSMPAKEFKHQQKLEPIDEHEDGEDELLMKFKSMTKCSGPVTEADVQKLLLSYAFTSASIQEDENEEDEGEWLRHPIKSSSPSASSLSAYFQSFVEKCKQVFYKFSLHIIEKLSALQNSLYEVFWIIVIYVNYWFPNVGDYLRYVCHNFFHNKAIVKLLTCIFTCNLNHLHPMNKHNIERRTSPAFKRLSFLQ
- the TIF34 gene encoding translation initiation factor eIF3 subunit i (eIF3i subunit of the eukaryotic translation initiation factor 3 (eIF3)~similar to YMR146C); translated protein: MKAIKLTGHERPLTQVKYNKEGDLLFSCSKDSSASVWYSLNGERLGTLDGHTGTIWSIDVDCFTKYCVTGSADYSIKLWDVSNGQCIATWKSPVPVKRVEFSPCGNYFLAILDNVMKNPGSINIYEIERDSATHELTKVSEEPIHKIITHEGLDAATVAGWSTKGKYIIAGHKDGKISKYDVSNNYEYVDSIDLHEKSISDMQFSPDLTYFITSSRDTNSFLVDVSTLQVLKKYETDCPLNTAVITPLKEFIILGGGQEAKDVTTTSANEGKFEARFYHKIFEEEIGRVQGHFGPLNTVAISPQGTSYASGGEDGFIRLHHFEKSYFDFKYDVEKAAEAKEHMQEAN